TTCGGTGCAAAGGAGTTGCAGTCAGCTGGTCGGCGTTGATGGCCACGATACGACTCTCCTGTTGTTTCGGGCACTGCATATCAAGACGTCCCTCGCTACTGATTGGACGCTGGGAGACGGAGGAAAAGCCGAAAAATGAGCACGTGGTTCTCCCCCAAAGGTGGGATACCGGAATGTTGGATGCTATGGGGGATGTGGATAACGAGGTAGTAACTCCGGTTCGGGTGAGAATAGAGTTTCGTCGGATTTTTTTGGAGGATGGATGGCATTGGAGTTGGGAGATGTGGTGCGGATTCGGGTGGTGAAGTTGCGGCCGGAGGCTCAGATGCCGAGGTACGCGCATACGGGAGAGTTTGGGGACCTGGCGGCGGATCTTTATGCGGTGGATGGGGCGACGCTGGAGGCGGGAGCGACGATGCCAGTGGCCACGGGAGTGGCGATGGAGTTTCCTTCGACGCATGGGGCGCTGGTGGAAGATCGGTCGGGGCTTGCGGTGCGCGGGGTGACGACGCTGGCAGGGGTGATCGACCCGGGGTACAGGGGGGAGATCAAGGTAGTGATGACGAATTTGAGCGCGGCGGCGGTGGAGATCACGGCCGGGGATCGCATTGCGCAGTTGCGGATTGTGCGGCGGATTGAGGCGGCGTTTGAAGAGGTGAGTGAGTTGGTGGAGGCTTCGCGGGGCGCGAAGGGGTTTGGGAGTACGGGGAGCTAGGTTTTCGGATGCGGCGTATGCTTCGGCGTGTGGTTTGTGAGTCGCGGGAGGGGTTATGAGTGGAGTGGCACAGTGGCCAGAGCTTGCGTGGGGGGACTGGGCGGCGACGGCGGATACGCTGCATATGTGGACGCAGATTGTGGGGAAGACGCGATTGGCGCTGACTCCGCTGCAGAATCACTGGTGGAACGTGCCGCTGTATGTGACCGCGCGGGGGCTGGGGACCTCGGCGATGGACTATGGGGATGATGTGCTGGATATCGAGTTTGATTTTTTGGCGCATGAGCTGCATCTGCGGATGGGGTCGGGTGGGACGCAGGTGATGAAGCTGAAGGCGCGAACGGTGGCGGATTTTTATGAGGAGTACCTGGGTTGTCTGAAGGAGCTTGGGGTTTCGGTGAAGATCGATCCGATGCCTTGCGAGTTGGCGAAACCGATCCGGTTTGATCTTGATACGGAACACGCTACGTATGATCCGGAGTATGTGCATCGCTTCTGGCAGGTGCTGGTGCATGCGGAGAAGGTGTTTCGTGCGTGGGGGACAGGGTTTCTGGGGAAGGTGAGCCCGGTGCACTTCTTCTGGGGGAGCTTCGATCTGGCGGTGACGCGGTTCTCTGGGCGGTCTGCGCCACCTCGTCCCGGTGCGGACAAGATTCAGCGGGAGGCTTACTCGCATGAGGTGATCTCGGCGGGTTTCTGGCCGGGGAATGGTGGGTATGGGGCGGCGGCGTTCTATTG
This Tunturibacter gelidoferens DNA region includes the following protein-coding sequences:
- the dut gene encoding dUTP diphosphatase — protein: MALELGDVVRIRVVKLRPEAQMPRYAHTGEFGDLAADLYAVDGATLEAGATMPVATGVAMEFPSTHGALVEDRSGLAVRGVTTLAGVIDPGYRGEIKVVMTNLSAAAVEITAGDRIAQLRIVRRIEAAFEEVSELVEASRGAKGFGSTGS
- a CDS encoding DUF5996 family protein, producing MSGVAQWPELAWGDWAATADTLHMWTQIVGKTRLALTPLQNHWWNVPLYVTARGLGTSAMDYGDDVLDIEFDFLAHELHLRMGSGGTQVMKLKARTVADFYEEYLGCLKELGVSVKIDPMPCELAKPIRFDLDTEHATYDPEYVHRFWQVLVHAEKVFRAWGTGFLGKVSPVHFFWGSFDLAVTRFSGRSAPPRPGADKIQREAYSHEVISAGFWPGNGGYGAAAFYCYAAPVPEGLAEAKIRPDGAGWDKALGEFVFKYDAVRALAAPEKAMMEFLESSYGAAADVARWDRAALERR